The window TCTCCAGAGATAATCCATATTTTTTCAAATATTCAAGAGAATGGGAAGAGCAGTAAACCCGTGTCGGATATCCCAGATCATGAATATGCACCATCCCATTAATATGAGCAGCTGCAACATCCTTCGAAAAGACCTCTTGCAGGGCATACTGTTTCAAGGTATTTTCAGCAACAGCAAGATTGATTGCCTCAGGATTGTTTGAAGCAATATTACTGTTTTCTTTATTCTTGGAGTACAACAATTGTTCAATATCATACTTTGGCACACCCAACGTCGTCTGTTTTTCGAGCTTTGCATTGTCGCCCCGCTCAAAAAGCTCATTGTCCACCAGTTCCCGTATCAGGGATGTCGATATCCTGTTGATACCGGAAGAAAATACACGTTTCTCTACAACATTTGCAACTTCCTGTGCTATTTCAGGAGACAAATCAGCCTCCTTCTCGAGTGCCATCGCGATCTTACATTTGTCCCAGGGAAAGGATTCGTCTTTTGTAATCTGATCAACCATCAATGATACATCAGTTGTATCTGCACCGCTCTTCACCTGTTTTCTTACACGCAGAGTTTTCCGGATACCTGCCCTGTTTTCCCGATACAGAATATAGGCCTTGGCTGTTTTAGCATGTCCGTTCTTTATCAAAACCTCTTCTACCAAATCCTGAATCTCTTCTATTTCAGGTATTTTGTCACCAAACCTTTTCTTCAGGAAATGAGTAACAACACTTGCCAGTTCTTTTGCAATAGACATGTCCTCACCACCAACCGCTTTTGCAGCCCTGAAAATAGCCTCCGCAATCTTTTCTTCATCAAAAAGCACAAACCTGCCATCACGTTTTTGAACCATTTCAATTGACATAAATACTACTCCTCCCTTTTTTCCCTGTTATTTTTCTTTGCTTTCTTTGGAACAGACGCTAACGGCTTCAGCTCATTAAGAAACTCGTCTATATCTTTAAACTCTCGATAGACTGAAGCAAACCTGACATAGGCCACTTTGTCCAACACCCCAAGTCTCCGCATAATAAGTTCGCCAATAAATTTTGTGTCAACTTCTCTCTCAAACTTATCATAGATGACCCTTTCAATCTCAGAAGCAACATTTTCTAATGCTTCAGTAGAAACAGGTCTCTTCTCACAAGCCTTCAGTAAGCCGGACAATATTTTGTTCCTGTCAAAGTTATCCCGACTACCGTCCTTTTTTACCACCCGAACAGGACTTTTCTCAACTCTCTCATATGTTGTAAACCTGCGGCCGCATTCCAAACACTCACGCCTTCGTTTCACACACAGGCCATCTGTAGACGCCCTTGAGTTAATCACCTTATCATTATCAGATTTACAAAACAAACACTGCATATGCCCTTAATATTTAATCTGCCAGAGTATTGGCGTCGTCGAATAAAATATCAACATGTAGGATTGGAAAGCAAGTTACCATACCACATGTTGAATGTCAAGCCTATTTTCTAAAATTTAAAGAATTTTATTTGCCAATACAAAATTCCGAAAAAACCATAGCTAATATATCCTCTGTTGCCACCTCTCCCGTAATCTCCGCAACAACATCAATAGCACTTCGAAGGTCTATTACCATAAGTTCATACCCTGTATCCCGGTGAAGCGGGCTTAACAGGTTACCCAAAATTTCACGAACTTTTACCAGTATTATTTTTTGCCTGCAGGAAAAAATAATACTGGATGCTGACATATCAACAGACTTACTCAACACGGTCGAAACCATCAGATCTTTCAGAGCATCAATCCCCAGGCCCGTCAGCGCAGATGTCTCCACAATGGAGTATTTGTTCACCCCCATGTAGCTCATCTTCTTATCCGGCTGCTGCGGCAGATCACTCTTATTCATGACGATAATCACATTGCTGCCTGAAATGGAACCAAGAAATTCCATCTCTTTTTTACATGCCTTGACGCTCCCATCAACAACAAAAAGCACTATCTGTGCATTCCTTAAAGAATCAAGAGTTCTTTTTAAAATTATGGATTCCAATTCCCCCTCTTCATCCATAATTCCTGCCGTATCAGTAATGCAGAAATAAATACCTTCCCAATTTACTACCGATTCCAGAGCATCCCGGGTCGTGCCATGAATAGGTGTTACTATCGCTTTCTGGTGATTTGACAATGCATTAAACAAGCTTGATTTCCCCGTATTCGGCCTGCCAGCAAAAACAATTCTCACGCCATCAAGAGGAATTGCAGATACGTAATTTTTCTCAATACTCGTGTTTATTTTCTCCCGGAGTGTAATAAGCTGGCTCTCTATCTGATCCCATGAAATCAAATCGATATCCTGATCAGAGAAATCTATGGCCGCCTCTATTTCTGCACACAGTCTGACCAAACCACCCTGCACCTCATCCATAAACGCTCTTACACCCCTGGATCTTGACACCGCAAGAAGCAGCTCAGTATCTGTTTTTGCGCGTATTATACGTATTACAGATTCAGCTTCAGCAAGGTTTATCCGTCCATTCAAAAAAGCCCTTTTCGTAAATTCCCCGGGCTCTGCGATCCTGATAACTGTCTCTTCTCCACCATCAGATATCTCGCAACTGCTGTCCTTGCCCATGAGAAGAAGTGATTCTAAAAGCATTTCAAGTACTGGAGGTGAACCAAAGGTATGTATTTCCACAACATCCTCCCTCGTATACGAATTTGGAGCCTTCATTATATAGAGAGATACCGGTATGAGAATCTTTTCGGTTTCCAGACACATGCTCCCGTGATATGAACGAAAACCATTTACGCATGTATTCTTCTCAGAATCTGACGAGAGAAAACGTTTCTGCAAGTAAGAAAAGACATTTTTCCCACTAAGTTTGATAATTGCTCTGGGAGATATTCCGGAAGGTGTTGATACAGCTATAATATCATCAAAATTACATGACATAGTCCTGTTTGGAGGGAAGTTGGGCGCTACGCCGGCTTCCCCTTGATCACTCTTTTCCCTTTATAGTACACATCAATCTTTTTAATACTTCTTCTGATGAACATCTGTTCACAGATACTGATCAAGGTACTTGTTGTCCAGTACAGGGTAAGCCCTGAAGGGAACTTATAGAGGATTAGCGGAAAGACAAGCGGCATTATCTGCATCATTTTCTGCTGCATCTTTGCCTGAGGATCATCTCCTCCGCTCGTTTTCGGGGTAAGTTTCATCTGCACAAACGATGCGAAACCCATAATGAGAGGCAAGACGTTTACGCCATCCCCGAGAAAAGGCATGCTAAAAGATAGCTGAACCAATGTATCCGGCATAGACAAATCATCGATCCAGGAAACAAAGGGGGCTTGTCTCATCTCAAAAGAGAGCTGAAGTGTTCGAAACAGAGCAAAGAATACGGGCATTTGAAGAACAATAGGCAAACAACCACTCATAGGATTGACCCCCTGCTCTTTAAACAGCTTCATCTGTTCCTGGCCCATTCTCTGTTTGTCACCCTTGTATTTCTCTTTCAGTTGACCGATAAGTGGCTGAAGCTGCTGCATCCTGAACATTGACATCTGGCTCTTCCGGGTCAGTGGAAAGAGAATTAACTTCACCAGAATGGTAAGTAGAAGTATGGCAATTCCATAGTTGGGAATAACGCTATAAAAGGTATTTAAAATCTTTACCAGTATCTTGCATATGGCTGTAGTCCACCCATAATCCAGAAGGACCGAAAGTCCCTCACACTGGCTCAGAAATTCCTCTTTTTTGGGGCCCAGATACAAAAACCAGTCATCCCGCTGTTCGCCTTGTGGTGGAATTACCACCTTGTTTGTTTGAAGACTAACGATAAAGTCTTTATCATAGAGAGGGTTGCTGTTTTCGAAAGGTTTTGAAGTAACAGTCGATATCCCGCTGCTTGAGGAAAACTTTAAAATTGAGGCGAAATATTTGTTTACTGAACCCGCCCATGATATACCGACCGATTCATTTTCATAGGGAAGGTCTTTATAATCTGTACGGACCAGCTTTATCTTGTCATGCCCGATATCTATTCCCGCTACTGACGCAAGACCGGAATAGTTGTCAAATTCTGGATAGATGCCATTCGATGAA is drawn from Candidatus Scalindua sp. and contains these coding sequences:
- the nrdR gene encoding transcriptional regulator NrdR, which produces MQCLFCKSDNDKVINSRASTDGLCVKRRRECLECGRRFTTYERVEKSPVRVVKKDGSRDNFDRNKILSGLLKACEKRPVSTEALENVASEIERVIYDKFEREVDTKFIGELIMRRLGVLDKVAYVRFASVYREFKDIDEFLNELKPLASVPKKAKKNNREKREE
- the yidC gene encoding membrane protein insertase YidC, translated to MDKKALLAFILCAIVTIYMFQFLQPAKSPEGEKKETVSGETVAVKEQYEVGTSVAVQEEQGKGEASESTAPEEVELQDTIVIQNDVIRSVWTNSGAALKSAVLTEFKERERGQVLELLKPARRDFFPISLELQGGKYHLKNRKYKVVEQSSDRVVFTTLLENGLRITKDISLDKGKYFFDIEIILENVTETDLAASYSIISSNGIYPEFDNYSGLASVAGIDIGHDKIKLVRTDYKDLPYENESVGISWAGSVNKYFASILKFSSSSGISTVTSKPFENSNPLYDKDFIVSLQTNKVVIPPQGEQRDDWFLYLGPKKEEFLSQCEGLSVLLDYGWTTAICKILVKILNTFYSVIPNYGIAILLLTILVKLILFPLTRKSQMSMFRMQQLQPLIGQLKEKYKGDKQRMGQEQMKLFKEQGVNPMSGCLPIVLQMPVFFALFRTLQLSFEMRQAPFVSWIDDLSMPDTLVQLSFSMPFLGDGVNVLPLIMGFASFVQMKLTPKTSGGDDPQAKMQQKMMQIMPLVFPLILYKFPSGLTLYWTTSTLISICEQMFIRRSIKKIDVYYKGKRVIKGKPA
- the mnmE gene encoding tRNA uridine-5-carboxymethylaminomethyl(34) synthesis GTPase MnmE — encoded protein: MSCNFDDIIAVSTPSGISPRAIIKLSGKNVFSYLQKRFLSSDSEKNTCVNGFRSYHGSMCLETEKILIPVSLYIMKAPNSYTREDVVEIHTFGSPPVLEMLLESLLLMGKDSSCEISDGGEETVIRIAEPGEFTKRAFLNGRINLAEAESVIRIIRAKTDTELLLAVSRSRGVRAFMDEVQGGLVRLCAEIEAAIDFSDQDIDLISWDQIESQLITLREKINTSIEKNYVSAIPLDGVRIVFAGRPNTGKSSLFNALSNHQKAIVTPIHGTTRDALESVVNWEGIYFCITDTAGIMDEEGELESIILKRTLDSLRNAQIVLFVVDGSVKACKKEMEFLGSISGSNVIIVMNKSDLPQQPDKKMSYMGVNKYSIVETSALTGLGIDALKDLMVSTVLSKSVDMSASSIIFSCRQKIILVKVREILGNLLSPLHRDTGYELMVIDLRSAIDVVAEITGEVATEDILAMVFSEFCIGK